From the Corythoichthys intestinalis isolate RoL2023-P3 chromosome 6, ASM3026506v1, whole genome shotgun sequence genome, the window atgttatggAGGACTCATCTGTGCGTCTACGTCACCGTCAATGAATATATGCTTAGACACTggtcatttaaataaaaaattatggtAAACCCGTTTCATTACCTTTCTCTCTTTGAGTCCGCTGCgcagtagtgttgtatcggtcgcgaacgattcgttctttttgaacgaattgttttggtgaacgagaccgaactaatcatcatctgcactgattcgttctatgaaggtagtgcttgttcgctgcgtgggagggcgttgagcaagcggcagcgtcttctgacatcgcacacgaccaatcagacgccagcctcatcgcgggcaggggagggaccggaaacagaatcagggcgtttgtcactcacgtccacgtgtggccaataagcagccagcgtgcaggcaggggggcaagactgagttttgtcacttcccgttcagtgattcggtcctccggttcctgacctagcttgctgctaacttgattttccagtaatgactatgcggtgaatgaatcagaaaatgaaaggaaatgactttgtcacatatttgttaacgtggagcctatcaaatgctgctcaaacagacaaaaacaccacacaaatctagcgagcattgtttagagtagtacttttctcaacaaactcgtgactgcctatgacgacatactatcaaatttacagtaatttaaaacacgggtagctatgaggcaagcaaaagctgagctgcggtcgcgtgacggcagtgaagcgggcagagaactgtcactatatggaggcttcatggcagcgatatttacctcatatgtgcacagaaaaaaatatttagtatgatcaccataatactgatttgcaatgaaactgtatatacatgtcaattttttcccgagtgttttatttatttttttttcgtgtcagcgtgtcgtgtgttggttggtttgacaaattatgtcaatccgtccatcatgtgctactcaagcgcccaaaacaacgcacgcagacacgggagatgtcgcaatatgtctacatttttcttaacagactaatgagagtagaaaggcgacatcgtaaagagctgacaattatttctcgtcagcatttgacgatctgagatgcggggacgacaggggagctgaccggattattttatttattaataccagtgcaaaaaaacaatatgatcaccataatactgatttgcaatgaaactgtatatacatgtaatttttttccgagtgttttttttttttttcttcgtgtcaggtgttggttggtttgacaaattatgtcaatccgtccatcatgtgctactcaagcgcccaaaaaacaaagcacgcggacacgggagatgtcgcaatatgtctacatttttcttaacagactaatgagagtagaaaggcgacatcgtaaagagcaaacaattatttctcgtcagcatttgacgatctgagatgcggggacgacaggggagctgaccggattattttattaataccagtgcaaaaattcaacacgatcatcttaatactaaaaaacaaaaatacaacagagcgagatgtaaatatgatgtgttggtcgttccatattcagaaattaaactttcgatgtatttttattttcgtgacagcaaacatgctgtatatgtgattgtatgtgtgatcaagaacctgctaaagaaagtccgtgcgcccccgccccctactcccctcacaaaaggaaaatgtttaaccgtgtcctaaatcgaaatgcaagcacgagccatgactttgagcccatagaactaggacagacgacgcggaagttctccctcgcttttgcagcagcaggagggagacgaggctgtctgtgaaagcagaatgataccgcctgtcactcatttctgaaactacgacgagtggtcaatgtggaagagagggagggaccaagcaatgtcacttcccgttcagttatactgcgaagcggtctttggtgattcgttcggcaacgtcacttcccgttcagtaaccgaacgattcgtttgggcggggagggagatgaggggggcgaacgattcgttgaacgatttgtttgaacgaatctttttactgaacgaaccggaatggattcgtttgctcaagtgaacgacaaatctcgtcactactGCGCAGCCGGTCGGACGGAAAGTCTTTCCGGAAACCGGTACGGTGGTATTCCGGCCAAATCCCGTCACGTGGAAGGAGTTCTCCGCCGGAAAAGGCAAGTCCAACTGGACCGCCCCCTCAAACTCTAATCGCTGTCACCAAAATCGGGAGGAAAATCAAGCGCCAATATCAATGCACCAATAAAACTTTTATCCTTTAATTGCTGCTAAAGGAACGATGAAGTGCGGTTACACGGCACTTGGTATTTAATCCTTGTGTGCCATTAAATCTTCATGTAATGCATACGGTGCTGTTTTGGCACCCCTgccattctgtcagataatgctcaatttctccgagaaaataattgcaatcacaaatgcgttggtagtaatatcttcatttattttgcttggaataaaaaaaaaaataaaataaaaaaggagatgaaaaaaaattaaatcattatcattgtactcaaaacttcaaaaatgggccggacaaaagtattggcaccctcagcctgatACTTGGTGGTACAAACTTTAGACAAAACATATCTGCGAACAACAGTGTcctgtatccatcaatgagtttcttacaatgctctgctgaaattgtaaaccattcttctttggccaattgCTCCAGGTTTCTGAGATTTCAAGGGTgcattctccaaactgccattttcagatctctccacaggtgttctatgggattcaggtctggactcattgctggccactttagaagtctccagtgctttttctcacaccattttctagtgctttttaaagtgtgttttgggtcattgtcctgctgaaagacccatgacctctgagggagacccagctttctcacactggccaCTACATTAtgatgcaaaatttgttggtagtctccagacttcataatgccatgcacactgtcaagcagtccagtgccagaggcagaaaagcaacctcaaaacatcagggaacctctgccatgtttgactgtggggaccgtgttcttttctttgaagtcctcattttttttacctgtaaattctatgttgatgccttttgccaaaaagctctacttttgtctcatctgaccaacttTAACGGGTCATTCTAACAAAAAATACCGTTCGCTTTGCTTAAAACCAGTCCATTGTGGTTCTGGCCTtacggtcattgtcctgctggaagctgATTGGTGCCCTAGTCTGAAGTCACCTGCAGATGCCTGCAGGTTGTCTTCTGCCCTGTATTTGGTTCCATCtatttcccttccccagctAAAGGGAAGCACACCCACATGATGTTACCACCACCGTTTGACAGTGAAGTGACGTGTAGTTTTCAGCCACACATTGTGCACGTTGTGCATTTAAGCCAAAAAGTTCATCTATCATTTCAATTGCTTAACCCTGCTTCAAACTTTGCCGCAACTTTATCCTTGACCtgtctggtgtgttccttggactTCATGGTTATTTTCCTTTGTTTGCTCCCCATTATTGTCTTACCAAACCACAGAGACCATCACAGTTCAGTACATTTGCACTGTATTGCACacaagttggggggggggggggggggggatagggGGCCGAGTACTTTTTCCAGACTAGTTTTCGGTTTTAAATTTGTAAATACGTTTAATTTTAACTGTATATGccactttgtgttgatttttcACATAAGATTACAATATATGCATGTTTGTGGTTGTAACATGACAACATTTGGAAAAATTTAAGGGGtatgaatattttttgtaaaCCACAGTAAAATGTCTTATTCCATAGTCCAGAGGTCACTCAAAATCAAGTTGTCAATTTCTCATCATTGATATTAGCTAATTAGTAGGGGCAAACTTTAAAAGATTAGTATCTATGATGATAAATAAAAGTACATAAATATGTTTCAATCTGGTAGTCCATCATTAGCCAGGTTTGTGACCTATACCATTGATTTAAATAAACCAAAACATTCAAAACTATCCACCTATCACTTTTCTATGACATCATTTATTTCCATTAGGATGAAGCATGAGCTGGAATTCTGCTAACCCCAATCTATTCACCAAACCAATAATAACGATAACAGTGTACCTGCCTCTAAACCAAACTCAGCTGGAATCAGGTTTATTTCACCTGTGACCCTCATTACAGTACATTTTCTTAAGATCGGACCAACACACCCCACACATTATATGTTAAACTGCAGCAAGAGTCCGCCTCAATTGACAAGTCTGTTAACCCATTTTTACAAGACAAAAATGATAACTGCAGTTAGGACGCctgtaaaagttgtaaaaatgttACAGTAAATAAATACAAGTTGTTGATATTAGAACTGAAGTCCAAATGAAGATCATTTACAGAGATTAACTAAAAATGTTaatgtaaaaaacaatggcacaatatgtatacatgttttatttttgaacaaaccttttacagtactgtaacaaaactttaaaaaaaaaaaaaaaaaaaagtgacaaaaaatacCAACTGTTGAATGTTTTGATGAAAAATTAGAGCTGAGGATGTAAATAGTGGGGACAAAAACATTGGTTGCAATGAATACAGCTGGGTAAAAATTGTAATAACTGAAACATTTACAGGAGGGCTATGGATGGCTCTTGAATTGAAGCCAATAGCTAGGTATGGCAGCTCTATGTTGATTGGGTAAGGTCCTAGTGGACCTCTCCAAAGTCTGAGCAGTTCAATTAGCCGGAGCCCCAACCATTCtttgctcaaatcaaatggggGTGGCCACATGGCATCAGACCATTGCTCTTTCCAGCAATATAGTAAAGATATAAAGATCAAAATGTAGGGTTAACCTTGAAAATACAAGGAATGCAGGGGCTTAGGGGAAGGGTTTCACAACAGTCTAGGTTTCATAGTTGGGGTTCTTGCGAAGGATAACAAAGCCCTCCAGGATGGGGGTGACGGGTAAGTACTCCTCTGTGGCCAACTCTGCTCTCTCTCCATGTGCTAGCAAAACTGGTGTTGTGTGGGTCTGAAAACCTGTGATGGCCTTAGGTTTGCCTGCTTGGCCCACAACGTCCACGGCCTATGGAGACATTGTGAGGAAAAACTGCCGTCATGTCATGTTTGACTGTTAAACTAACTTGCAGATTTCCTCATTGTTGGACAAATAAGAGTGAGCTTAATAAAATGTTAAACCCCTTGGGAATATACTTAACTATTAACTGACCATTTAATGATATACAATATAAGAGGAGTTACCTGACCAACTCTGACAGAAACTGGTAGTGGTCGAAGTTCTTCATCAAAGGTGACTAGCATACGCGGCTGCATGGCAGCAACCAGGCCATAAAGAATGTAGTGAGATTTTCCAAGGATTACTGCAATCCACACAGTCACAAACAGAAgaaattacaatgcagagaaTTTACTGAAGAATGATTACACACATTGCAacactttttggggaaaaaaaacacaaaaacatttagGTCGGACAGCTGGTTTTGACAAATTTTTGGGTGCAGAATTCAAAATGGATCTGTTTTCcccaattacattttttttccttcacagTTAACGTACTTACTATATCGTTATACCTGCACACCGCGAGCCATATATTTAAGAACATATGTGTAGAAAAAGATTCCAGTAATGCCCGTTTCTTTCATATTTCATTGTATgtcaatatttgaatttttaataaaacaatcaGCAAGCAACGTATGTTAAGTACAGTGTTCTCATATATTTTAAGAAAACAGGGATCCTATAGTTCAAAAGCATGATATGATAGAGGAAAAACTGAGGTAGATTTTAGATTCCGCACCCAAAAATGTGTTAAAACCAGCTGTCAGAaccaaaactataaaacttgtgTTCCATAGTGTTCTAAATGATAAAGCAAGGGTGAAAGCAGCAAGAACTTACTGTTCTTGACATCGAGGAAGGAGACAAGCACAGTAAGCAACCCAGCCACGGCAACCTGACTCATCAGCTGCCTGTCGCTATGGTAGGGACAGAGTGTCAGTGTGCCTTTACCCAGGTGAGTCAGACCCTGCAGTGACGCAAACAGCACTAAGTCAATACTTATTCGTGCACAAGCATACGGGCCTCTTTGTGACACCACCACAGACCTGGGCCAATCGAACCATAAAGAGATTGTTGGGGTCTTTGGCGTGATATTGCGCCAGCTGCCTCAGCATTGCGGCCAGGCGGGCATTATTTGTTCCTGGGggaaaaagtaataataaaaaatatgttaTAAATGGGGTCAGTATCTGTGCTTAAGGAGGATGGAAATGATTAATCAcaataaaatataacatttaaaaACCATCAGCAAAATCTGaacttttactcaacaaaatgacaattttttatgttgtttttattatttatttatttttttttaaacttattttccaTTGCTATTAAATGTGTTTCTATCACCTTACAAGCTGTATTTGAATCATCACCCAGCACTGAATAGAAATGATATAAAATGGTtaaacattttgtaactgtgTGGGTATCATACAATTATAAATTCAGAatatccagactcaccgctgcccACCATTCCCATTGCGAAGATAGAGTTGTGTGAGACCTCGGGGTCAGCATCGTGGGAAAACTTGCTGAGGGTGTCCAAGATGTTCAAACGTGGGTTGGACACAGAGATGAGAGCCAGAGCAAGTGGCACCGCACGCCTGAGGGTGGGCTCACCATAACGCAGCTGAAGTTGAGAAACAGTACAAAAAGGAATCAGCAATTAGatcaaaatacagtagatggctgtattgtttttttgtttttttttaacactaagTGTGCTTATTTCGTAATGAGAATGGCAAGGCAAAGATCCTGTTAAGActgtaaagatttttttttacctcataGCTTGATATCATCAGGGTGACCATTTCATGATGGTCTAATAATTGCAATATTGTGGGAACTCTCACAGTATTGCAGGAAACATAAGGGTGCAACGTGGGCGGAAAGGTCCACAAAAACCTTTTACTTACTGGCCGAGTAATTCATTTTATTAGTTTTTGTACGTTTACATCAAATATGAATTGAAGAAAGACAAAAGactgtttttaaattattaaatattattattaatattaaatttTAAGAAAACGGGGGACAAATCAAAAGTTAAATGCCTTGGGGGGGCATTACCCCACCAATTAAAAAATTATGACTGTGGAttatcatatttgtttttgacAATGTTGTGTAAATTCAAAATAACGCAACTGAATTAATAACCATTACAGGTAACCATCAGTTGTCATTGGACATTTTCCAAACAGCTTTACCCAGAACAACTGGGAACCCCAACTTGGCTGCCCAATTCTTTGTGTAGCTCATTAAACTCAGCAGCTAAATTATCCTGTGTGTCTAATCTGCTAAATTTTAAATATACACAGACTCCGTTTGCCCTTGTGgagtgattttttccccctggaCATCCATCTGCATTATTGCACCCACCCTTAACGAAGTACAACAACAAGAACAGTGGTGTGACCAAGAGAGGTCGGTGGAAGCCAATATTGACCAGCAATACTCACAAGATGCCCAAACGTCCGCAGTGCCATTTCCGAGCCTATTTCCTCCCCCATGGCAATGAGGGCAATACCAAGGACAGCTACCCCCTAGAATGAAAGTGGTATCAACTACTGTATACAATATGTTAATATTAGCTGCACAAAATGAAATTTTACCTGGTGAGAGCCCATGTCAGCAGTGTCCTTCTTGTCTTTatcctttttgtcttttttgtccTTATCatcttctttttctttctcCTTGGCCTCATAGTGCTCACTGCAGATGTGGAGAAGCTGCTGTACCTTCAGCACattgccagagcctggaataggTGACACCATCAGAGAGGAATAAATCAAACAAGTTCAAAAGAACTATGACCGTCCGGCTCCCTCTACTGGCTACCCTGGAACCAACAGGAAACCATGAGTCTGCGATTAATTACTCTgagtcaaaaaaaaattcaatagggCTCCAAAGATCGAAGTGTTTACACAGAATATACATACCAAATGTCATTATAATCAGTCCATGAATAACGGAGGAAAAGTCATTTTAATTCTGCAATTAATCATGcttgagacaaaaaaattaaaaatctgatCATCAGGGATTGATGCATTTACATCTTTCAAATATACCTATCAAATTTCTGATCTGAATAACGGAAGAGTAGTAATTTTAGTGCCCTCCCCaagagaacaacaacaaaaagaggaACAAAGTAGGCAAGAATTTGAGACCTCCCTCCAGGCAGTCTAACATAGTAAAGGAAAACTTGAGACCCCTCTCCAGGCGGTCTAAGAAGATGGATTTTGCTTGTACAAACAGCTAAAATCGCTATTGATAGTTGCAGACTAACCTGCATAAGCACAAATATCGACTAGCGTGTTGGCAAAGCTGCGGAAAGGCTCAGGAACAACTTGGAGAGCTGCCAGAGTGGTCTCGATGGCCTCTCCTTTACCTACGATAGAAAAATAAGACAAAGAAAATAATGCAATTATTTGAATTGACCAACACAGAATTGCTCACCTAGTGGTAATTGACAAGAATTGTCaatgctacaaaaaaaaaaagagaaaaaataaataaattaatagaaacacctcacaaaataaaattagtttaaatcaTCTAGCCATCCCTTTATGTTGCATAAAACACACAATCATTGTTACCCATTCAGTTCAAACACTGTAGAAATTAAATCAGTGGTGATTCAAATTTGCATTCGTGCAGGTGTAGAATTGGGTTTAAATGTGTGAGTCTGAGCTTTCTTAAAGTGAACTGCaatagatatacagtggggagaacaagtatttgatacgctgccgattttgctggttttcccactttcaaagcatgtagaggtctgtaatttgtatcataagttctcttcaactctgAGGGACcgaatttaatacaaaaaaaacagaaaatcacgttgtatgatttttaaataataaatttgcatttaattgcatgaaataagtatttgatacatcacaaaaatcgaacttaatatttggtacagaaacctttgtttgctattacagataccaaacgtttcctgtagtccttgacagggtttgcacacactgcagcagggattttggcccactcctccatgcagatcttctccagacccttcaggtttcggggctgctgcggggcaacacggactttcagctagattttctatcgggttcagatctggtgactggctaggccactccaggaccttaagatgcttcttacggagccactctttagttgccttggctgtgtgctttgggtcgttgtcatgctggaagacccagccacgacccatcttcagggctctcactgaaggaaggcggttgtcagccaagatctggcgataaatagccccatccatcctcccctcaatacggtgcagtcgtcctgtacctttggcagagaagcagccccaaaaaatgatgtttcctcctccatgtttcactgttgggatggtgttcttggggttgtactcatccttctttttcctccaaacacgacgagccgagtttagaccaaaaagttcaattaatccatgacggcgtaatgtgtttccgatggttttctttgagactgtggttccagctctcttcaggtcattgaccaggtcctgccgtgtagttctgggctgatccctcaccttcctcatgatcagtgatgccccacgaggtgagatcgtgcatggagccccagaacgaggcagattgaccgtcaacttgaacttcttccattttctaataatcgctccaacagttgttaccttctcaccaagctgcttgctcatTTTcccgtagcccatcccagccttgtgcaggtctgttATTTTAACCCTGATGTCcttagacagctctttggtcttggccattgtggagaggttggagtttgtttgtttgagcatgtgaacaggtgtcttttatacaggtaacaagttcaaacaggtgcagttacttccagtaatgagtggagaacaggaggggttcttaaaaaaacagagccgaaatatttactagttggtaatgtatcaaatacttatttcatgcagttaaatacaaatttattaattaaaaatcatacaatgtgattttctggacttttgtattagattccatccctcacagttgaagagaacttatgatacaaattacagacctctacatggcttgcaagtggaaaaatcagcaaaatcggcagtgtatcatatACTTGTCCTCCCCACTGTAGCATAACAAAGTTATGACATATTGAGTTTAGTTTCTTTTTTTGACATGTGCGCATGTAAAGGCTTTGTTAAACAGTACGCGTCGCAGCTCCAATTCGGCTGCTGTTCGCTGGTGGATCGAAACCGCAATGATTATACTCCAGGGTAAGATATTGTCAACCCTATTACAAAAGTATCTGAGGCAGATATTGAAATCTGTAATTCACTTATTTCAGCTCAATATATAAGTTTGTGTGGCCtcccaaaaatacagtatgagcaccgtaatttatatatatatataaaaaacagacaaaaaacaaTTGAATGGTACCCAAGTGGTTGAGTCCTAAACCAAGAGGGAGCCAGCGTGCATATGTGTCTTTCAGCTCCTGTTCATTCTTCTCCATGATCGTCTGCACAATGGTGGAAGTCACATCACCATTACATGACCCCACAGCTATCATACCACACGCCAAAGCCGTCACTCCAACCACCTAGggaaaataaacacataaagctGCATAAACACTCTGCAGATTTATGTGACGAAAGATCAGTACATAAAACAGTAATTCATATTAAACACACCTCCATGCTGGATTTTGAGTCTCCCATGACAGGCAGAAGAAGAGACAGAACATCTTCTCTATTGGAGCCAGCATAAGCTAGACCCAATCTGCAACAAGATGGGGTATAAAAATTTGAATGTTGAGCTTTGTGTTCACAAAAGTAACACTTCCAAAAGTTGATTTAACATCTACAACACAATATGTTGGTCTAAGTTATCCACggtttataaaaaaaacataaaggtTAGCAGAACTTGAAATTTCAAGTCAATATAAGTAAGTAGAACTTAAAATTTTAAGTAAACTGTACTTATATATATTAATTCATCGACCATGCTACTTATCCACATGAGGGTCGCAGGAATGCTGGAAGCTATCCGAGCTAACTATCGGCAGTCGGCAGGGTATGGTTGCAACCAATTgccgggcacaaggagacaaacaaccattcacgcaaaaaaaatcataccttAGATAATTTGGaaggttcaatcagcctaccatacaTTATTGATTTAGGATGTGGGAGAAAACTGGTGTACacagagaaaacccacacaggagcccgggattgaacccataATGTCAGAACTGTGAGATGGGCGTGCTAACAACTCATACATCGTGATGCCTAGTTTAAATGGCGAATATAATAGTAACTTAAGCGCGATACAACCTGAGACTCTTGAACTACAGCGCAGTGCATAGTCAAGTAAGCTACAAAGTCTGGTTGACAAGTTAGCACAACTCATTTTATCAAGTTAACGGTGTTAATAAAATGGTGTTACCTTGATTACTAACAAATAAACTAATGATGAAACCATGAAAATTGGAGTTGTGCTTAATTAAAATCTTTttggaattaattttttttacaatctaggtcaatcaactgttcagactttatttatttattaaaatttgttctCACCCAAAAATGGCGCCTATCCTCATGGTGTTACTGTTGTGGAGGACATAGTCTGAGAGCAGGGCAAGAGCTGGGTCACATTCATTTCTCACCCCAGAATTTACAATACCACAAGCAAGGAGGGCACCAGACTGCAAAAAAGATGAGAAGAGTGAAGCAAGTGGACCTCATGTGCGGTTATAATTTGGGAAGAAAATAAATCTTACTTTTGCGTGTTATTTCATAGCATTGAGTTTGATGGCATTAGGTTGAACTtagctaaacaaaatgtttaatgGCTAATTTACCTTGATGTAGTCCTCAGATGAGTAAAGATATTTATCGATTTGGGTTAGACCGCCATCCACATCCCAAAGCAAGATCATTCCTAGAGATGCTGCAGCGCTCAACATGCCTTAAAAGTTTCAAATCATATAGAAATGTTCAGAATACAGGgatgtaaatatgatacatTATTGGTAGTTCTATGTATTTGTACCATGGTCCTTGTTCTTGTACAACCATTTGTTGCCATCATCTGTTAACAGCTTGTCCTGGCCAAATGCTGCATTAACAAAGCCATTCACAAAGGAAGAGGCCAGGTTCATGCGGGCTGAGTCTACTTGGGAGCCACTACCTCCAAACCCTTTAAAAAAGATGAAACATGTAGTTTTTcaccacacatatatacataacaaaaaaaaa encodes:
- the psmd2 gene encoding 26S proteasome non-ATPase regulatory subunit 2, which produces MEDSKNKEKKPSEKSDEHEKNKEKDSQPSGKDKEKKEEQELSEEDKQLQEDLEMMVERLGEKDTSLYRPALEELRRQIRSSTTSMTSVPKPLKFLRPHYGKLKEIYEGMAPGQNKHFCADVVSVLAMTMSGERECLKYRLLGSQEELASWGHEYVRHLAGEVAKEWQEVEENDKTQQETLLKLVKEIVPYNMAHNAEHEACDLLMEIERLDMLEEYIDENAYGKVCLYLTSCVSYVPEPENSALLRCALKIFRKFNRYPEALRLALMLNDVELVENIFTSCKDIVIQKQMSFMLGRHGMFLELSEFVDDYEDLTEIMSNVQLNSNFLALARELDIMEPKVPDDIYKTHLENNRFGGSGSQVDSARMNLASSFVNGFVNAAFGQDKLLTDDGNKWLYKNKDHGMLSAAASLGMILLWDVDGGLTQIDKYLYSSEDYIKSGALLACGIVNSGVRNECDPALALLSDYVLHNSNTMRIGAIFGLGLAYAGSNREDVLSLLLPVMGDSKSSMEVVGVTALACGMIAVGSCNGDVTSTIVQTIMEKNEQELKDTYARWLPLGLGLNHLGKGEAIETTLAALQVVPEPFRSFANTLVDICAYAGSGNVLKVQQLLHICSEHYEAKEKEKEDDKDKKDKKDKDKKDTADMGSHQGVAVLGIALIAMGEEIGSEMALRTFGHLLRYGEPTLRRAVPLALALISVSNPRLNILDTLSKFSHDADPEVSHNSIFAMGMVGSGTNNARLAAMLRQLAQYHAKDPNNLFMVRLAQGLTHLGKGTLTLCPYHSDRQLMSQVAVAGLLTVLVSFLDVKNIILGKSHYILYGLVAAMQPRMLVTFDEELRPLPVSVRVGQAVDVVGQAGKPKAITGFQTHTTPVLLAHGERAELATEEYLPVTPILEGFVILRKNPNYET